In Candidatus Poribacteria bacterium, the following are encoded in one genomic region:
- a CDS encoding type II toxin-antitoxin system VapC family toxin encodes MYLADTNIFLEALLEQDKADDVQSFLQNIDLSTIYITDLSLHSIGIILYKLKNFALFNSFLEDIIVDGASILSLPPEDLKTLDLTAQKFNLDFDDAYQYAVATKYELQLISFDKDFDQTDIRRKEPIEVDK; translated from the coding sequence GTGTATCTCGCGGATACCAATATTTTCCTTGAAGCCTTGTTAGAGCAAGACAAAGCCGATGATGTCCAATCATTCTTACAGAATATTGATTTAAGCACAATCTACATAACGGATTTGTCGCTTCATTCCATAGGTATTATTCTGTATAAGTTGAAGAATTTCGCGCTCTTTAACTCGTTTTTAGAGGATATAATTGTTGACGGGGCCAGTATCCTCTCATTGCCTCCAGAAGATCTTAAAACACTTGACCTGACAGCCCAGAAATTCAACCTCGATTTTGATGATGCCTACCAATACGCTGTCGCTACGAAATATGAGTTGCAACTCATCAGTTTCGACAAGGATTTCGATCAAACTGACATAAGGCGAAAAGAACCGATTGAAGTAGATAAATAA
- a CDS encoding DUF2281 domain-containing protein, which produces MESIIVEKIRQLPPELQEEALHFIDFLLTKKNPKRKKKPNLKWIGGLKAYRDQYTALELQKKASDWRD; this is translated from the coding sequence ATGGAATCTATCATCGTTGAAAAAATCAGGCAGCTTCCGCCTGAGCTTCAGGAAGAAGCCTTGCATTTTATTGATTTTCTGCTAACGAAAAAAAATCCAAAACGGAAAAAAAAACCAAACCTGAAATGGATTGGCGGATTAAAAGCGTATCGTGACCAGTACACAGCCCTTGAACTTCAGAAAAAGGCATCAGATTGGAGGGATTAG
- a CDS encoding HAD family hydrolase, with translation MPYTAVVFDLYGTLVDNFSSQAYDQIQVQMAKSLNIPYPKFRQVMLETINDKSSNGYYAVEDNILEVCCRLSIEVNTPQIERAATLHHEFSESTLIIEPKVLETLDTLKSDGLLLGLITNCRPPIPSAFLQSSLSQYIDVPVFSCEERIRKPSRRIYEIACERLKIQPQECLYVGDGSGEELTGAAAVGMFPILKRADLSDVYDPHRPDVENWQGTAIDDISELCTIVSELA, from the coding sequence ATGCCCTACACAGCCGTTGTATTTGATCTGTATGGTACACTGGTTGATAATTTCAGTAGTCAAGCGTACGACCAAATTCAAGTTCAGATGGCAAAATCCCTTAATATTCCATATCCAAAATTCCGGCAAGTCATGCTGGAAACAATCAATGATAAATCCTCAAACGGCTATTACGCCGTTGAAGACAATATACTTGAGGTATGTTGTCGCTTAAGTATTGAAGTGAACACGCCCCAGATTGAGCGGGCTGCCACTCTACATCATGAATTCTCAGAGAGCACGCTCATCATCGAACCCAAAGTCTTAGAAACATTAGACACACTAAAAAGTGATGGCTTACTTTTAGGTCTTATCACTAATTGCAGACCGCCCATCCCATCCGCTTTTTTGCAATCTTCGTTGTCCCAATACATTGATGTCCCCGTTTTCTCATGTGAAGAACGAATAAGAAAACCCTCACGTCGCATTTACGAGATAGCGTGCGAACGATTGAAGATCCAACCACAAGAATGCCTCTACGTTGGGGATGGAAGTGGTGAAGAATTGACAGGTGCGGCAGCGGTCGGCATGTTCCCGATACTAAAACGTGCCGATTTATCGGATGTCTACGATCCACACCGACCGGATGTCGAAAACTGGCAAGGGACCGCTATCGATGACATCTCGGAATTATGCACCATTGTTTCCGAATTGGCGTAA
- a CDS encoding IMP dehydrogenase — MAHFFPEASRTFSEYLLLPNLTTKECIPENVVLRTPLVKFKVGQYPSLEVNIPFASAIMQAVSNHNLAIALARQGGISFIYGSQSIEEQTAMVRAVKNHKAGFVVSDSNLKCNSTIADVVELTQETGHSTIPITEDGSPAGELLGLITDKDYRLSRVDLNTKVSELMTPFSQLIVGRKGITIEEANDLIWEHKINCLPIVDENRKLLHLVFRKDYDDHKKNPLESIDSQKRLVVGAGINTRDYKERVPALVAAGVDIICVDSSEGYTEWQSDTIKFIKDTYDGTVKVGGGNVVHGDAFMYLVEAGADFIKVGIGGGAICITREQKGIGRGQATALIEVARQRDLYLKETGVYVPLCSDGGIFQDYHIGLALAMGADFVMMGRYFARFDESPSKIRKLGMNTVKEYWGEGTKRAANWQRYHEGGGPELLFEEGADAYVPYAGKMNDSLTTTLAKIRSLMCNCGAISLPEFRQKARFVLVSSASIREGGVHDIIPRTTQDG; from the coding sequence ATGGCTCACTTTTTTCCTGAAGCAAGCCGGACTTTCAGCGAATACTTGCTTTTACCTAACTTAACCACGAAGGAGTGTATCCCTGAAAACGTTGTCCTGAGAACCCCTTTGGTGAAATTTAAAGTAGGACAATACCCTTCTCTGGAAGTGAATATCCCGTTTGCTTCTGCAATCATGCAGGCTGTTTCGAATCACAATTTGGCAATCGCTCTGGCGCGACAGGGCGGAATATCCTTTATTTACGGATCCCAAAGCATTGAAGAGCAGACAGCAATGGTCCGAGCCGTTAAAAACCACAAAGCAGGCTTTGTTGTCAGCGACTCAAATTTAAAGTGTAATAGCACAATAGCAGATGTCGTGGAACTCACCCAAGAAACAGGACACTCGACGATTCCTATAACCGAGGATGGTTCCCCCGCAGGGGAGTTACTCGGACTCATAACGGATAAGGATTATAGGTTGAGTCGGGTGGATTTAAATACGAAAGTCAGCGAATTAATGACTCCCTTTTCTCAACTGATCGTGGGTCGAAAGGGAATTACGATTGAAGAGGCCAACGACCTCATTTGGGAACACAAGATAAATTGTCTACCGATTGTTGATGAAAATCGTAAACTGTTACACTTGGTCTTCAGGAAAGATTACGACGACCATAAGAAAAATCCCCTTGAATCCATAGATTCCCAGAAAAGACTCGTCGTTGGTGCCGGAATTAATACAAGAGATTATAAGGAAAGAGTGCCAGCATTGGTCGCCGCGGGTGTCGATATTATTTGTGTTGATTCTTCTGAAGGGTATACGGAATGGCAATCGGACACCATAAAATTCATTAAAGATACATACGATGGGACTGTGAAAGTGGGCGGCGGGAATGTCGTTCACGGAGATGCATTTATGTATCTGGTGGAAGCGGGTGCTGATTTTATAAAAGTAGGTATCGGTGGCGGTGCTATTTGTATAACGAGGGAACAGAAAGGCATTGGGCGTGGGCAAGCGACCGCCCTCATTGAAGTCGCTCGGCAAAGGGACCTGTATTTGAAGGAAACCGGTGTTTACGTCCCACTTTGCTCAGATGGTGGCATCTTCCAAGATTATCATATCGGTTTGGCGCTTGCCATGGGGGCTGATTTCGTGATGATGGGCAGATATTTCGCAAGATTTGATGAAAGTCCAAGTAAGATAAGAAAATTGGGTATGAATACAGTGAAAGAGTATTGGGGCGAAGGAACAAAGCGAGCCGCCAATTGGCAGCGTTACCACGAGGGCGGAGGTCCAGAATTGTTGTTCGAGGAGGGTGCTGATGCCTATGTCCCTTACGCAGGAAAAATGAACGATAGTTTGACAACGACCCTCGCAAAAATCCGATCGCTTATGTGTAATTGTGGCGCGATATCCCTACCGGAGTTCCGTCAAAAAGCGAGATTCGTGTTAGTCTCTTCAGCAAGTATCCGTGAAGGCGGTGTTCACGACATCATCCCAAGAACGACGCAGGATGGATAA
- the leuD gene encoding 3-isopropylmalate dehydratase small subunit yields MEAFKEHVGRVVPLDRINVDTDQIIPKQFLKRIERTGFGEFLFNDWRYLENGDPNPEFVLNLPRYAGVSILIAGVNFGCGSSREHAPWALQQYGFKAILAPSFADIFRNNCYKNGILPIALPADVIASLSQEAHDTEGYQLMIDLEKQSVICPDGTAHTFEIGDFEKYCLLNGLDEIGWTLQYEADIAAYENQNPS; encoded by the coding sequence ATGGAAGCATTCAAAGAACATGTGGGACGTGTTGTCCCACTCGACCGAATTAACGTTGACACCGACCAGATTATCCCGAAGCAATTCCTCAAACGCATTGAGCGAACCGGTTTCGGTGAATTTCTCTTTAACGACTGGCGCTATCTTGAAAATGGCGATCCGAACCCAGAGTTCGTACTGAATCTCCCACGCTACGCAGGTGTGAGTATCCTCATCGCAGGCGTGAACTTCGGTTGCGGCAGTTCCCGAGAGCATGCCCCGTGGGCACTCCAGCAGTACGGCTTCAAGGCGATTCTCGCCCCCTCATTTGCCGATATTTTTCGGAATAACTGCTACAAGAATGGTATTCTCCCGATAGCCTTGCCGGCAGACGTTATCGCATCGCTCAGCCAAGAGGCACATGACACTGAGGGATACCAGTTGATGATAGACTTGGAGAAGCAATCGGTAATTTGTCCCGATGGTACCGCACACACTTTTGAAATCGGCGATTTTGAGAAATACTGCCTGTTGAATGGACTGGATGAAATCGGCTGGACCTTGCAATATGAAGCCGATATTGCCGCTTATGAGAACCAGAATCCGTCATAG
- the leuC gene encoding 3-isopropylmalate dehydratase large subunit → MNTQTMYEKIWEAHLVRAAADEVPILYIDTHLVHEVTSPQAFEGLRLNNRKVRRPDLTFATMDHNVPTTDRSLPVTDLIAAKQMETLAENCAEFDIPLYDIDSPEQGIVHVIGPELGITQPGKTLVCGDSHTSTHGALGALAFGIGTSEIEHVLATQCLLQQKSETFEIRIDGTLPYGVTAKDIILSIIGHIGIDGGNGAVVEYTGSAIRALSIEERMTVCNMSIEAGARAGMIAPDDTTYEYIAGKRFAPKGEAFDAAVERWKQLPTDDGATYDRTLQLDAAEIAPQVTWGTNPGMVTDVTGRVPDPADMATADEKTATEHALAYMDLKPGTPITDIAVDRVFIGSCTNSRISDLRVAAEVAKGRKVSDTVSAMVVPGSQAVKRQAEAEGLDDIFRAAGFEWREAGCSMCLGMNPDILMPGQRCASTSNRNFEGRQGKGGRTHLVSPQMAAATAVTGHFVDIRKFQ, encoded by the coding sequence ATGAATACACAAACGATGTATGAAAAAATATGGGAGGCGCATCTCGTTCGCGCTGCCGCAGATGAGGTGCCGATCCTCTATATCGATACGCACCTCGTTCACGAAGTCACATCCCCGCAAGCGTTTGAGGGGTTAAGGCTCAACAACCGAAAGGTCCGCCGCCCGGATCTGACGTTCGCTACGATGGATCACAACGTCCCGACAACGGATAGGTCGTTGCCCGTCACCGATCTGATTGCGGCGAAGCAGATGGAAACGCTGGCTGAAAATTGCGCTGAATTTGACATCCCGCTCTATGACATCGATAGCCCTGAGCAGGGCATTGTGCATGTCATCGGACCCGAACTCGGCATCACGCAACCCGGCAAGACCCTTGTTTGCGGGGATAGCCACACCTCAACGCACGGCGCACTCGGCGCACTCGCTTTCGGCATCGGCACAAGCGAGATTGAGCACGTACTCGCTACGCAATGTCTCCTGCAACAGAAATCGGAGACCTTCGAGATTCGGATTGACGGCACACTCCCCTACGGTGTGACTGCAAAGGACATCATTCTCTCCATTATTGGACACATTGGTATTGATGGCGGCAACGGTGCCGTCGTTGAGTACACAGGCTCCGCTATCCGTGCCCTCAGCATCGAGGAACGGATGACCGTTTGCAACATGTCGATTGAAGCAGGGGCTCGCGCCGGTATGATCGCACCCGATGATACGACCTATGAATACATCGCTGGCAAACGTTTCGCGCCGAAAGGTGAGGCATTCGATGCCGCGGTTGAACGCTGGAAGCAACTTCCTACTGACGATGGTGCGACCTACGATCGAACTTTGCAACTCGATGCCGCAGAAATCGCACCGCAGGTGACGTGGGGCACAAACCCGGGGATGGTGACCGACGTAACGGGACGCGTGCCGGATCCAGCGGACATGGCGACAGCCGACGAAAAGACTGCTACCGAACACGCATTGGCGTATATGGACCTCAAACCCGGCACACCCATCACAGATATTGCCGTAGATAGAGTTTTCATCGGCAGTTGTACCAACTCCCGTATCAGCGATCTACGAGTTGCCGCGGAAGTCGCCAAAGGTAGGAAAGTCTCGGACACTGTGAGTGCGATGGTCGTTCCCGGTTCACAGGCTGTCAAACGCCAAGCGGAGGCGGAAGGGCTCGACGATATTTTCCGTGCCGCCGGTTTTGAATGGCGTGAAGCCGGTTGTAGCATGTGCCTCGGTATGAATCCCGATATCCTGATGCCCGGGCAACGCTGTGCCAGCACATCGAACCGGAATTTTGAAGGCAGACAGGGCAAAGGCGGACGCACGCACTTGGTGAGTCCACAGATGGCGGCTGCGACTGCTGTAACGGGGCACTTCGTGGATATCCGAAAGTTTCAGTAG